In the genome of Vibrio sp. 16, one region contains:
- a CDS encoding retron system putative HNH endonuclease, with translation MKQIIKKAEPVKLTQYRLQSDAVYDGPNFTVVKNDIRTSLLEEQGYLCAYCMKRISFHNMKVEHWAPQETHPDKQLNYRNLLGCCKGNEGFPPSEQTCDTKKANLNLSFSPADSSCSIESKVIFANDGLVFSTDQKFDRELNDILNLNYYRLKRNREEKLEGLKRVLNRDAGRRTKSQLQALISRYSSLDTNGMYREYAAVILGDLKKRYARAPR, from the coding sequence ATGAAACAGATCATTAAAAAAGCTGAACCGGTGAAATTAACTCAATACCGTTTACAATCTGACGCGGTTTACGATGGTCCAAATTTTACAGTTGTGAAAAATGATATTAGAACTAGCCTTTTAGAAGAACAAGGCTACTTATGTGCTTATTGTATGAAACGCATATCTTTCCATAATATGAAAGTAGAGCACTGGGCCCCCCAAGAAACACATCCCGACAAACAACTGAACTATAGAAACTTGCTTGGGTGCTGTAAAGGTAACGAAGGTTTTCCACCTAGCGAGCAGACTTGCGATACTAAAAAGGCTAATCTTAATTTGTCGTTTTCTCCTGCAGATAGTTCGTGCAGTATAGAGTCGAAAGTAATCTTCGCAAACGATGGCCTCGTGTTCTCTACAGACCAAAAGTTTGATCGAGAACTTAATGATATTCTAAACCTTAATTACTACCGACTAAAACGAAACAGGGAAGAAAAGCTAGAAGGTTTAAAAAGAGTTTTAAATCGAGATGCTGGAAGAAGAACTAAATCTCAGCTCCAAGCTTTAATTTCTCGCTATAGCTCCTTAGATACAAATGGTATGTATCGAGAGTATGCGGCTGTTATATTGGGAGATTTAAAAAAGCGATATGCTCGAGCACCTCGGTAG